Proteins found in one Litorihabitans aurantiacus genomic segment:
- a CDS encoding aldo/keto reductase, with protein sequence MHTRILGQGLEVSAVGLGAMGMSQSYGPNPGDRDEMIAVLRSAIEEGVTFFDTAEVYGPYDNEKLVGEALAPVRDDVVIATKFGWDIRDGQTVGLNSRPEQIRRVAEESLTRLRSDRIDLFYQHRVDPAVPIADVAGTVGDLVAEGKVRHLGLSEASSATIRAAHATHPVTAVQSEYSLWTRDPEVEVLATLRELGIGFVPFSPLGKGFLTGTVDTTTSFAEDDIRHRVPRFEADNLAANQALVQHVMQLARTKGAAAGQIALAWLLAQAPFIVPIPGTRRTARIAENSASTSVALSADEIADLNALAQHVGVHGDRYNATHMGYVDR encoded by the coding sequence ATGCACACCAGAATTCTCGGACAGGGACTCGAAGTCTCGGCCGTCGGACTCGGTGCGATGGGAATGTCCCAGAGCTACGGACCCAACCCCGGCGATCGCGACGAGATGATTGCGGTCCTGCGATCGGCGATCGAGGAGGGCGTGACCTTCTTCGACACCGCCGAGGTCTACGGGCCCTACGACAACGAGAAACTCGTCGGCGAGGCACTCGCCCCCGTGCGTGACGACGTCGTGATAGCGACGAAGTTTGGGTGGGACATCCGAGACGGACAGACCGTCGGTCTCAACAGCCGACCCGAGCAGATCCGTCGCGTCGCAGAAGAATCGCTCACCCGGCTGCGGAGCGACCGCATCGACCTGTTCTACCAGCACCGCGTCGACCCCGCCGTTCCGATCGCCGACGTCGCCGGAACGGTCGGCGACCTGGTCGCGGAAGGCAAGGTGCGCCACCTGGGGCTGTCCGAGGCCTCCTCCGCAACGATCCGCGCCGCCCACGCCACCCACCCCGTCACCGCTGTCCAGAGCGAGTACTCGTTGTGGACGCGAGACCCCGAGGTCGAGGTCCTCGCGACCCTTCGCGAGCTCGGGATCGGGTTCGTCCCCTTCAGCCCCCTGGGCAAGGGCTTCCTGACCGGGACGGTCGACACCACCACCTCGTTCGCAGAGGACGACATCCGGCACCGCGTACCTCGCTTCGAGGCGGACAACCTCGCGGCCAACCAGGCTCTGGTCCAGCACGTCATGCAGCTGGCGCGGACGAAGGGCGCGGCCGCCGGGCAGATCGCGCTGGCGTGGTTGCTCGCGCAAGCGCCATTCATCGTGCCGATCCCGGGAACACGTCGGACGGCACGGATCGCGGAGAACTCGGCCTCGACCTCCGTGGCACTCTCGGCCGACGAAATTGCAGATCTCAACGCCCTCGCCCAGCATGTCGGGGTCCACGGCGACCGCTACAACGCCACCCACATGGGGTACGTCGACCGCTGA
- a CDS encoding zinc-binding dehydrogenase, translating into MKAAYMFGAGDVRIQDVADPTIQNPTDAIVRTVRACICGSDLHPYHSMDNDEHGVPMGHELIGIVEETGSQVTTVSKGDFVIAPFSFSDNTCSFCRDGFHTACKHGGFYGSPETGGLQAELSRIPLADGSLVKVPGLSENDTDLFPSLLTLSDVYLTGYHAAHMGHVQAGKTVTVIGDGAVGLSAVLAAKQLGAEQIILMGRHTSRTDLGREFGATDVVAERGEEGVAKVLELTGGEGSHVVLEAVGHMPAYEQSYGVVRTGGVISRVGVPQYEEAPVGFGSLFGKNITLTGGPAPVRVYIEQNIPLVLEGTINPGKVFDRTVTLDDAPAGYAAMDAREALKVLLIV; encoded by the coding sequence ATGAAGGCCGCATACATGTTCGGCGCCGGTGACGTCCGTATCCAGGACGTCGCCGACCCCACTATCCAGAACCCCACCGACGCGATCGTGCGCACCGTGCGGGCGTGCATCTGCGGGTCGGACCTGCACCCCTACCACTCCATGGACAACGACGAGCACGGTGTCCCGATGGGGCACGAGCTGATCGGGATCGTCGAGGAGACCGGGTCGCAGGTCACGACCGTGTCCAAGGGTGACTTCGTGATCGCCCCGTTCTCCTTCAGCGACAACACCTGCTCCTTCTGCCGCGACGGGTTCCACACCGCGTGCAAGCACGGCGGCTTCTACGGCTCGCCCGAGACCGGTGGCCTGCAGGCCGAGCTGTCCCGCATCCCGCTGGCCGACGGCAGCCTGGTCAAGGTCCCCGGCTTGAGCGAGAACGACACCGACCTGTTCCCGAGTCTGCTGACCCTCTCGGACGTCTACCTCACCGGCTACCACGCCGCCCACATGGGCCACGTTCAGGCCGGCAAGACCGTGACCGTCATCGGTGACGGCGCCGTGGGGCTCTCGGCGGTCCTGGCGGCCAAGCAGCTGGGCGCCGAGCAGATCATCCTGATGGGCCGTCACACCTCCCGCACCGACCTGGGGCGTGAGTTCGGCGCCACCGACGTGGTGGCCGAGCGCGGCGAGGAAGGCGTGGCCAAGGTTCTCGAGCTCACCGGCGGCGAGGGCAGCCACGTCGTGCTGGAGGCGGTGGGACACATGCCCGCCTACGAGCAGTCCTACGGCGTGGTGCGCACCGGCGGCGTGATCTCCCGGGTGGGAGTGCCGCAGTACGAGGAGGCCCCGGTGGGCTTCGGGTCGCTGTTCGGCAAGAACATCACCCTGACCGGTGGACCTGCACCGGTGCGCGTCTACATCGAGCAGAACATCCCGCTCGTGCTGGAGGGCACCATCAACCCGGGCAAGGTCTTCGACCGCACCGTGACCCTGGACGACGCCCCCGCCGGGTACGCCGCGATGGACGCCCGCGAGGCCCTGAAGGTCCTCCTGATCGTCTGA
- a CDS encoding carboxymuconolactone decarboxylase family protein produces MAQDSTPRQVGGGRSSLGDFAPKFAALTDDVLFEDVWNRPELSPRDRSLVTVAVLAAGGDLDQLAFHLGRGIENALTQEELIEAITHVAFYAGWPKGMGAMSTAKRVLSE; encoded by the coding sequence ATGGCTCAGGATTCCACTCCCCGGCAGGTCGGCGGCGGGCGCAGCTCGCTGGGCGACTTCGCCCCCAAGTTCGCCGCGCTGACCGATGACGTGCTGTTCGAGGACGTCTGGAACCGACCTGAGCTGTCCCCTCGTGACAGGAGCCTGGTGACGGTGGCGGTGCTGGCCGCCGGCGGCGACCTGGACCAGCTCGCCTTCCACCTGGGCCGCGGCATCGAGAACGCCCTCACCCAGGAGGAGCTGATCGAGGCGATCACCCACGTGGCGTTCTACGCCGGCTGGCCCAAGGGCATGGGCGCCATGAGTACCGCCAAGCGCGTCCTGTCCGAGTAG
- a CDS encoding FAD-dependent oxidoreductase has protein sequence MRRALICGAGVAGLGAALQLKQDGWQVRLFEREPELRTAGVGLNIWPNGVRVLQGLGLGERFLAEAATMNRWWALDSDGAITSDVDVSGWARELGAPITGARRRRLNALLASGLTTEELALGHHVERYEQTDDGVTVHLAGGGTETGDLLLATDGIGSRLRNQMLGGPPVFTDEGYWRWRGVFACADAGVPTDVQADVYGPQGHFGWIPIDDTHAYWYGTLAGHTTLEEVTRTYGGWTRTPVPAIIAASQPDSLIGREIAHYAEHLDRWVDGRVALIGDAAHPMYPGMAQGANQALIDGEVLAACLRETPDVPAALRELERRRTGPAHRMVEYSRLHFDFPTTRTQYASSGTNLQIERYLEAAS, from the coding sequence ATGAGGCGCGCACTGATCTGCGGGGCCGGCGTCGCCGGCCTGGGCGCGGCGCTGCAGCTCAAGCAGGACGGCTGGCAGGTGCGCCTGTTCGAGCGCGAGCCCGAGCTGCGCACGGCCGGCGTGGGCCTCAACATCTGGCCCAACGGCGTACGGGTGCTGCAGGGGCTCGGGCTGGGGGAGCGGTTCCTGGCCGAGGCCGCCACGATGAACCGCTGGTGGGCCCTGGACAGCGACGGCGCGATCACCTCCGACGTCGACGTCAGCGGGTGGGCCCGCGAGCTGGGCGCCCCGATCACGGGCGCGCGCCGCCGCCGGCTGAACGCGCTGCTCGCCTCGGGGCTCACCACCGAGGAGCTCGCGCTCGGCCACCACGTGGAGCGCTACGAGCAGACCGACGACGGCGTGACCGTGCACCTCGCGGGCGGCGGCACCGAGACCGGCGACCTGCTCCTGGCCACGGACGGCATCGGCTCGCGGCTGCGCAACCAGATGCTCGGCGGCCCGCCGGTCTTCACCGACGAGGGCTACTGGCGCTGGCGCGGCGTGTTCGCGTGCGCCGACGCCGGGGTCCCCACCGACGTCCAGGCCGACGTCTACGGACCGCAGGGCCACTTCGGCTGGATCCCGATCGACGACACGCACGCCTACTGGTACGGCACGCTCGCCGGGCACACCACGCTCGAGGAGGTCACCCGGACCTACGGCGGCTGGACCCGCACACCCGTCCCGGCGATCATCGCCGCCTCGCAGCCCGACTCGCTCATCGGGCGCGAGATCGCGCACTACGCCGAGCATCTCGACCGCTGGGTGGACGGCCGGGTCGCGCTCATCGGCGACGCCGCCCACCCGATGTACCCCGGCATGGCGCAGGGGGCCAACCAGGCCCTGATCGACGGCGAGGTCCTGGCCGCCTGCCTGCGCGAGACCCCGGACGTGCCCGCCGCGCTCCGCGAGCTCGAGCGCCGTCGGACCGGGCCCGCCCACCGCATGGTCGAGTACTCGCGCCTGCACTTCGACTTCCCGACGACGCGGACGCAGTACGCGAGCAGCGGCACGAACCTGCAGATCGAGCGCTACCTCGAGGCGGCGTCGTGA
- a CDS encoding ABC transporter permease, with translation MIATTGSNASTASSARTGAGASAVDPRRATTPAGSDAATDTRSARTRRAARASGAVARLSTPRARGVLATIGGAGALAAWFLLSASSENVYFPPLATILERAWTYWPTAEGLGHLGASLRTLGAGLGIGVALGLLLGLLLGQSRAVEQTVSPALEFARAVPATALIPFAMMIFGVGDEMKVFLIALGCLWPVLLNTADGVRRRDRTLTDSARAFRITGVQRQAYVVLPAALPRALVGVRLAIPLALILMVTSEMVGAQRGLGFVITQAQATFQLVSMWSGIVVLGLLGLALTSAWAVLERSLLRWCDPRPGQH, from the coding sequence ATGATCGCGACGACCGGCTCGAACGCCTCCACCGCTTCGTCCGCCCGGACCGGAGCCGGCGCCTCCGCCGTCGACCCCCGACGCGCGACCACTCCGGCCGGCTCAGACGCTGCGACCGACACCCGGTCCGCCCGTACCCGGCGCGCCGCGCGCGCGTCCGGCGCCGTCGCCCGGCTCTCGACGCCGCGGGCGCGCGGCGTGCTCGCGACGATCGGCGGCGCCGGCGCGCTGGCCGCGTGGTTCCTGCTCTCGGCGAGCAGCGAGAACGTCTACTTCCCGCCGCTCGCGACGATCCTCGAGCGCGCCTGGACCTACTGGCCGACGGCGGAGGGGCTCGGCCACCTCGGCGCGAGTCTGCGCACCCTGGGCGCCGGCCTCGGGATCGGCGTCGCGCTCGGCCTGCTGCTGGGGCTGCTGCTCGGCCAGTCCCGCGCCGTCGAGCAGACCGTCTCGCCCGCGCTGGAGTTCGCGCGCGCCGTGCCCGCGACGGCGCTGATCCCGTTCGCGATGATGATCTTCGGCGTCGGGGACGAGATGAAGGTGTTCCTCATCGCGCTCGGGTGCCTGTGGCCCGTGCTCCTGAACACGGCCGACGGCGTGCGCCGCCGCGACCGCACGCTCACCGACTCCGCGCGCGCCTTCCGGATCACCGGGGTGCAGCGGCAGGCGTACGTCGTGCTCCCCGCCGCGCTGCCGCGGGCCCTCGTGGGGGTGCGGCTCGCGATCCCGCTCGCGCTGATCCTCATGGTGACCAGCGAGATGGTCGGCGCCCAGCGCGGTCTCGGGTTCGTCATCACCCAGGCGCAGGCGACGTTCCAGCTCGTCTCGATGTGGTCGGGGATCGTCGTGCTCGGCCTGCTGGGCCTCGCGCTCACGTCCGCCTGGGCGGTGCTGGAGCGCTCGCTCCTGCGCTGGTGCGACCCCCGACCCGGGCAGCACTGA
- a CDS encoding D-2-hydroxyacid dehydrogenase encodes MTLDVVVAGLPKAVQDATDPDRGLWLTPSQRERILAAAPDVRLEHLPVDDLDAGRGPERAPHAIMVETSGSKSALDVEQGILTRRGLDLLLTPELRLLQSMSAGAEHLVGIMPPGVPLANASGVSAPAIAETVVAGILADAKMTRERWEHQAAHRWVELPARELAGAVLTVLGTGNIGTTTARIATALGMRTIGVNRRGNPVETFDRTVPTAQLHEVLAETDYLLVAAPLTPATRGLVDAGTLAAMKPGGWIANVARGAIVDADALVAALHSGHLRGALIDCHVTEPLPADDPLWDAPGAQVLPHDSHASQLLGERQVDLFVDNLGRLARGEELRNVVDLDRGY; translated from the coding sequence ATGACCCTCGACGTCGTGGTCGCCGGACTGCCCAAGGCGGTCCAGGACGCGACCGACCCCGACCGCGGGCTGTGGCTCACGCCGTCGCAGCGCGAGCGCATCCTCGCCGCCGCGCCCGACGTCCGGCTGGAGCACCTGCCGGTCGACGATCTCGACGCCGGCCGCGGACCCGAGCGCGCACCCCACGCGATCATGGTGGAGACCTCGGGCAGCAAGAGCGCGCTCGACGTCGAGCAGGGGATCCTGACGCGGCGCGGCCTCGACCTGCTCCTCACCCCCGAGCTCCGGCTGCTGCAGTCCATGAGCGCCGGCGCCGAGCACCTCGTGGGGATCATGCCCCCGGGCGTCCCGCTCGCCAACGCCTCGGGCGTCTCCGCCCCCGCGATCGCCGAGACGGTCGTGGCCGGCATCCTCGCCGACGCCAAGATGACGCGCGAGCGCTGGGAGCACCAGGCCGCGCACCGGTGGGTCGAGCTCCCCGCCCGCGAGCTCGCCGGCGCGGTCCTGACCGTGCTGGGCACCGGCAACATCGGCACCACGACGGCGCGCATCGCCACCGCGCTCGGCATGCGCACGATCGGGGTCAACCGGCGCGGGAACCCGGTCGAGACCTTCGACCGCACCGTGCCGACGGCGCAGCTGCACGAGGTGCTCGCCGAGACCGACTACCTCCTCGTCGCCGCACCGCTCACCCCCGCCACCCGCGGGCTGGTGGACGCGGGCACGCTCGCGGCGATGAAGCCCGGCGGCTGGATCGCGAACGTCGCCCGCGGCGCGATCGTCGACGCCGACGCGCTCGTCGCGGCGCTGCACTCCGGCCACCTGCGCGGCGCGCTCATCGACTGCCACGTCACCGAGCCGCTGCCCGCCGACGACCCGCTCTGGGACGCACCCGGCGCGCAGGTCCTCCCGCACGACTCCCACGCCTCCCAGCTCCTCGGCGAGCGCCAGGTCGACCTCTTCGTCGACAACCTCGGCCGCCTCGCGCGCGGCGAGGAGCTGCGCAACGTCGTCGACCTCGACCGCGGCTACTGA
- the glnT gene encoding type III glutamate--ammonia ligase has protein sequence MTLTDPRTDALPATRAATLSDRLTDAGVRFAIAGYTDLHGNLKGKMVPVSHTEQMAAGSELFTGAALDGLPQEVNEEELSAVPDLDRGVILPWRRDVAMYLSELRVGGEPFEASTRNVLARQVAAAAELGLTFNLGVETEFFVLREGTTPTDNVSDRDVLDKPCYTIPALLDNLDWVGELVDHMNELGWDVYSFDHEDAQGQFEIDFAYADGMTMADRVVLFRTMAGEVARRHGAYATFMPKPFADRSGSGAHFNMSLADVAGANLFESDDDPRGAGLSELGYHFAAGIVKHAAAICAVIAPTVNSYKRLVRQGSMSGSTWAPIFASAGNNNRTNMLRIPLGGGRVECRAVDSACNPHLAAAMLLAAGLEGVREKAELASFHTENLHAIDPSEYAERGLVVLPRTLEEAVDAFEADPLAAQVCGDALHASFIEYKRDEWASYTTAVTDWEMNRYLRFF, from the coding sequence ATGACGCTCACCGATCCCCGCACCGATGCGCTCCCCGCCACCCGCGCGGCCACCCTGTCCGACCGGCTGACGGACGCCGGCGTGCGCTTCGCCATCGCCGGCTACACCGACCTGCACGGCAACCTCAAGGGCAAGATGGTGCCCGTCTCCCACACCGAGCAGATGGCCGCGGGCTCCGAGCTCTTCACCGGCGCCGCGCTCGACGGCCTGCCGCAGGAGGTCAACGAGGAGGAGCTCTCCGCCGTCCCCGACCTGGACCGCGGCGTGATCCTCCCGTGGCGCCGCGACGTCGCCATGTACCTGTCCGAGCTGCGCGTGGGCGGCGAGCCGTTCGAGGCCTCGACCCGCAACGTGCTCGCCCGGCAGGTGGCCGCGGCCGCCGAGCTCGGCCTCACCTTCAACCTCGGCGTCGAGACCGAGTTCTTCGTGCTGCGCGAGGGCACCACGCCGACGGACAACGTCAGCGACCGCGACGTGCTCGACAAGCCCTGCTACACGATCCCCGCGCTGCTGGACAACCTCGACTGGGTCGGCGAGCTCGTCGACCACATGAACGAGCTCGGCTGGGACGTCTACTCCTTCGACCACGAGGACGCCCAGGGACAGTTCGAGATCGACTTCGCCTACGCCGACGGCATGACGATGGCCGACCGCGTGGTCCTCTTCCGCACCATGGCGGGCGAGGTCGCCCGCCGCCACGGCGCGTACGCGACCTTCATGCCCAAGCCCTTCGCCGACCGCAGCGGCTCCGGCGCCCACTTCAACATGTCGCTCGCCGACGTCGCCGGCGCCAACCTCTTCGAGAGCGACGACGACCCCCGCGGCGCCGGCCTCAGCGAGCTCGGCTACCACTTCGCCGCCGGCATCGTGAAGCACGCCGCGGCCATCTGCGCCGTCATCGCCCCCACCGTCAACAGCTACAAGCGCCTCGTGCGCCAGGGCAGCATGTCCGGCTCCACCTGGGCCCCGATCTTCGCCAGCGCGGGCAACAACAACCGCACCAACATGCTCCGCATCCCGCTCGGCGGCGGACGCGTGGAGTGCCGCGCCGTCGACTCGGCCTGCAACCCCCACCTCGCCGCCGCCATGCTGCTCGCCGCCGGGCTCGAGGGCGTGCGCGAGAAGGCCGAGCTCGCGAGCTTCCACACCGAGAACCTGCACGCGATCGACCCGAGCGAGTACGCCGAGCGCGGCCTCGTCGTGCTCCCGCGCACCCTCGAGGAGGCCGTCGACGCGTTCGAGGCCGACCCGCTGGCCGCCCAGGTCTGTGGCGACGCGCTCCACGCCTCCTTCATCGAGTACAAGCGCGACGAGTGGGCCTCCTACACGACGGCCGTCACCGACTGGGAGATGAACCGCTACCTGCGGTTCTTCTGA
- a CDS encoding NAD(P)-dependent oxidoreductase, with amino-acid sequence MRIGFIGLGVMGRPMAGHLLAAGHEVVCWNRSAPAVESLVADGAVAAADAAEVGRACDVVVTVLPDAPQVREVLLGVDGAGGVAGAMAPGGLVIDCSTIAPDAAVDIAAQLRERGLELVDAPVSGGEVGAVAGRLAVMLGGEPVAVGRAIDVVAPFSATTAHVGPPGSGQRVKAANQMIVAGNIAILAEAVLLLERSGADVEAALRVIGGGLATSRVLENKAAGMVARDFTPGFRIDLHHKDLGIALGAAQAAGIAVPVTGLVAQLVQSLRAAGDGSLDHSALLRALERLSGGDPRTVGQADEEAAA; translated from the coding sequence ATGCGTATCGGATTCATCGGACTCGGGGTGATGGGCCGCCCCATGGCCGGGCACCTCCTGGCCGCGGGCCACGAGGTGGTCTGCTGGAACCGCTCCGCCCCGGCGGTGGAGTCGCTGGTCGCGGACGGCGCCGTCGCCGCGGCCGACGCCGCCGAGGTCGGGCGGGCGTGCGACGTCGTCGTGACCGTGCTGCCCGACGCGCCGCAGGTGCGCGAGGTGCTGCTCGGGGTCGACGGCGCCGGCGGTGTCGCCGGGGCGATGGCCCCCGGCGGCCTCGTGATCGACTGCAGCACGATCGCGCCCGACGCCGCCGTCGACATCGCCGCGCAGCTGCGCGAGCGCGGCCTCGAGCTCGTGGACGCGCCCGTCAGCGGGGGCGAGGTCGGCGCCGTCGCGGGCCGGCTGGCCGTGATGCTCGGCGGCGAGCCGGTGGCCGTGGGCCGCGCGATCGACGTCGTCGCCCCGTTCTCCGCCACGACGGCGCACGTCGGCCCGCCCGGGTCCGGCCAGCGGGTGAAGGCGGCCAACCAGATGATCGTGGCCGGCAACATCGCGATCCTCGCCGAGGCCGTGCTCCTGCTGGAGCGGTCGGGGGCCGACGTCGAGGCCGCGCTCCGCGTGATCGGCGGTGGCCTGGCCACCAGCCGGGTGCTGGAGAACAAGGCCGCCGGCATGGTGGCGCGCGACTTCACCCCCGGGTTCCGGATCGACCTGCACCACAAGGACCTCGGCATCGCCCTCGGCGCCGCGCAGGCGGCGGGCATCGCCGTCCCGGTTACGGGCCTGGTGGCCCAGCTCGTGCAGTCGCTGCGGGCGGCGGGCGACGGTTCGCTCGACCACTCGGCCCTGCTGCGCGCGCTCGAGCGCCTCAGCGGTGGCGACCCGCGCACGGTCGGCCAGGCCGACGAGGAGGCCGCGGCATGA
- a CDS encoding ABC transporter permease, with product MTAVAASVAPRRRVRRDGSRAFVRPALAVAGLLLAQEVATRTGVLPASYFPPVSEIATALAAEVTGGRLLQALGATVLTWWGALALALGLGTAVGTLLGLLPPLEALLRPVIEFLRPVPSVALIPLVVLTIGTGSRSALFLAVFAAFWQVLVPVVAGIRSAPPIALDTARVFGLGTLQRIRWIQLPSMLPQLMTAARLATSTSLILVVTAEIIIQMPGLGSEITIARTAGNPARMYAYIAVSGMAGIALNAAVGAITRRVNAAHGQDGTR from the coding sequence GTGACCGCCGTGGCGGCGTCCGTCGCCCCGCGCCGGCGGGTGCGCCGCGACGGCTCGCGCGCGTTCGTGCGGCCCGCGCTCGCCGTCGCCGGCCTGCTGCTGGCGCAGGAGGTGGCGACCCGGACGGGCGTGCTGCCCGCCTCCTACTTCCCGCCCGTCAGCGAGATCGCGACGGCGCTCGCCGCCGAGGTCACCGGCGGTCGCCTCCTGCAGGCGCTCGGCGCCACGGTCCTGACGTGGTGGGGCGCGCTCGCGCTCGCGCTGGGGCTGGGCACCGCCGTCGGCACGCTCCTGGGGCTGCTGCCGCCGCTGGAGGCGCTGCTGCGGCCGGTCATCGAGTTCCTGCGGCCGGTCCCGTCGGTGGCGCTCATCCCGCTCGTGGTGCTGACGATCGGCACGGGATCGCGCTCGGCGCTGTTCCTGGCGGTGTTCGCGGCGTTCTGGCAGGTGCTGGTCCCGGTGGTCGCCGGGATCCGCTCGGCGCCGCCGATCGCGCTCGACACGGCCCGGGTCTTCGGGCTCGGGACGCTCCAGCGCATCCGCTGGATCCAGCTCCCCAGCATGCTGCCGCAGCTGATGACGGCGGCGCGGCTGGCCACCTCCACCAGCCTCATCCTCGTGGTGACGGCCGAGATCATCATCCAGATGCCCGGCCTCGGCTCGGAGATCACCATCGCCCGCACGGCGGGCAACCCGGCCCGGATGTACGCCTACATCGCGGTCAGCGGTATGGCGGGCATCGCGCTCAACGCCGCGGTCGGCGCGATCACGCGCCGCGTCAACGCCGCACACGGACAGGACGGAACCCGATGA
- a CDS encoding helix-turn-helix transcriptional regulator encodes MDNSTEVREFLAARRARLSPADVGLPDPGGRRRRVQGLRREEVAILAGVSTEYYARLERGQIAGVSDQVLDALAGVLQLNEDEREHLTNLARAAQTSRRPRRPHRAASPLRPSLEAALNAITGAPAFIRNGAMDILAVNDLGRAFYQPLYAAPPAQPNLAIFNVFAPAAQTFYSDWIAAVDATVAVLRQEAGRDPYNKRITEVIGELSTRSETFRDRWANAQVRRHDATAKTALHPVVGDITLQLVGTSLIAEPGLSLMIYTALPGTPAQDQLHLLGTWAATHTDSDEDAAAHTHPEEQR; translated from the coding sequence ATGGACAACAGCACCGAGGTCCGAGAGTTCCTCGCTGCCCGCCGCGCCCGGCTGAGCCCGGCCGACGTCGGGCTCCCCGATCCGGGTGGTCGACGACGCCGCGTGCAGGGGCTGCGCCGCGAGGAGGTTGCGATCCTGGCCGGTGTCTCCACCGAGTACTACGCCCGCCTGGAACGGGGCCAGATCGCCGGCGTCTCCGACCAGGTGCTCGATGCCCTGGCCGGGGTGCTCCAGCTGAACGAGGACGAGCGCGAACACCTGACCAACCTGGCCCGCGCCGCGCAGACCTCACGACGCCCCCGCCGCCCCCACCGGGCAGCGTCACCCCTACGTCCCAGCCTGGAAGCCGCGCTCAATGCCATCACCGGCGCCCCCGCATTCATCCGCAACGGCGCGATGGACATCCTCGCCGTCAACGACCTCGGCCGCGCGTTCTACCAGCCCCTGTACGCCGCCCCGCCCGCCCAGCCCAACCTGGCAATCTTCAACGTCTTCGCGCCCGCGGCCCAGACCTTCTACTCCGACTGGATCGCCGCGGTGGACGCCACCGTGGCCGTGCTCCGTCAGGAAGCCGGCCGCGACCCCTACAACAAGCGCATCACCGAAGTCATCGGCGAGCTGTCGACCCGCAGCGAGACGTTCCGGGACCGGTGGGCCAACGCCCAGGTCCGACGCCACGACGCCACCGCCAAGACCGCCCTGCACCCCGTCGTGGGAGACATCACCCTCCAGCTCGTCGGGACCAGCCTCATCGCCGAACCGGGCCTGTCCCTGATGATCTACACCGCCCTGCCCGGTACCCCCGCCCAGGACCAGCTCCACCTGCTGGGCACCTGGGCCGCCACCCACACCGACAGCGACGAGGACGCCGCAGCACACACCCACCCCGAGGAGCAGAGATGA
- a CDS encoding alpha/beta fold hydrolase: protein MTTTATTTSTTATARPALRHAPLGDLTLVSGEVLLGVQVAHRIHGDLAAGRPVVVLPTYYTGSTTSYDPWIGPGRPLDPARCTVVVVGHLGGGESTSPSTTPATARFPRLDVRDTVAATELLLDHLGVDRVALVAGWSLAGVQALELAARWGERVDAVLALCSAARCSPANRLFLESVGAVLASDGRVVDSHPTDPTHPSPARPEGRDAFGRAYCGWAWSEAFLDDELYRELGYDDVTDLVAAWGRDHTAHDADDLLVTLRMWHAADLGRGRGGLAPALASITARTLLVPGTTDRYFTLAENKREAAHLPRGELRPLDSPLGHVAGRPGVRAAEQDLVDHALRTLLGTPAPSREKETSR, encoded by the coding sequence ATGACCACCACGGCAACAACCACCAGCACGACGGCGACGGCGCGCCCCGCCCTCCGGCACGCGCCGCTCGGCGACCTCACCCTCGTCTCGGGCGAGGTGCTGCTCGGCGTGCAGGTGGCCCACCGGATCCACGGCGACCTCGCCGCCGGCCGGCCCGTCGTGGTGCTCCCGACCTACTACACCGGGTCCACCACCAGCTACGACCCGTGGATCGGGCCGGGGCGGCCGCTCGATCCCGCCCGCTGCACGGTGGTCGTCGTGGGGCACCTCGGGGGCGGCGAGTCCACCTCGCCGTCGACCACGCCGGCCACCGCCCGCTTCCCGCGCCTCGACGTCCGCGACACCGTCGCGGCCACCGAGCTCTTGCTGGACCACCTCGGCGTCGACCGCGTCGCCCTCGTGGCTGGCTGGTCCCTCGCCGGGGTGCAGGCGCTCGAGCTCGCCGCGCGCTGGGGCGAGCGCGTGGACGCGGTGCTGGCCCTGTGCTCGGCGGCGCGGTGCTCGCCGGCCAACCGGCTCTTCCTCGAGTCGGTCGGGGCCGTGCTGGCCTCCGACGGCCGCGTCGTCGACAGCCACCCCACCGACCCCACCCACCCCTCGCCCGCGCGCCCCGAGGGCCGGGACGCGTTCGGCCGCGCGTACTGCGGCTGGGCCTGGAGCGAGGCCTTCCTCGACGACGAGCTGTACCGCGAGCTCGGGTACGACGACGTCACGGACCTCGTCGCCGCCTGGGGCCGCGACCACACCGCGCACGACGCCGACGACCTCCTCGTCACTCTGCGGATGTGGCACGCCGCCGACCTCGGCCGCGGCCGTGGCGGCCTCGCACCCGCCCTGGCCTCGATCACCGCCCGCACCCTCCTCGTGCCGGGCACCACCGACCGCTACTTCACGCTCGCCGAGAACAAGCGCGAGGCGGCCCACCTGCCCCGCGGCGAGCTGCGCCCCCTGGACTCCCCGCTCGGCCACGTCGCCGGCCGCCCCGGGGTCCGCGCCGCGGAGCAGGACCTCGTCGACCACGCCCTGCGCACGCTGCTGGGCACCCCCGCACCATCCCGTGAGAAGGAGACATCCCGATGA